In Cotesia glomerata isolate CgM1 linkage group LG1, MPM_Cglom_v2.3, whole genome shotgun sequence, one genomic interval encodes:
- the LOC123275199 gene encoding tubulin beta chain-like — protein MREIVHLQAGQCGNQIGAKFWEVISEEHGIDQTGIYHGDSDLQLERIAVYYNEASVATSTNGGKYVPRAILLDLEPGTMDAVRSGAYGKLFRPDNYVFGQSGAGNNWAKGHYTEGAELVDSVLDVVRKECENCDCLQGFQLTHSLGGGTGSGMGTLLISKIREEYPDRIMNTYSVMPSPKVSDTVVEPYNATLSVHQLVENTDETYCIDNEALYDICFRTLKVANPSYGDLNHLVSLTMSGVTTCLRFPGQLNADLRKLAVNMVPFPRLHFFMPGFAPLTSRSMQQYSALSVPELTQQMFDAKNMMAACDPRHGRYLTVAAVFRGRMSMKEVDEQMLSVQNKNSSYFVEWIPNNVKTAVCDIPPKGLKMSSTFIGNTTAIQELFKRISEQFSAMFRRKAFLHWYTGEGMDEMEFTEAESNMNDLVSEYQQYQEATAEEDFEAEEAADDFETCEQE, from the exons tttTGGGAAGTAATATCTGAAGAACATGGGATTGACCAAACGGGAATTTACCACGGTGACAGCGATCTTCAGCTAGAAAGAATTGCTGTTTATTACAATGAAGCTTCCG tCGCAACATCAACAAACGGAGGAAAATACGTCCCGCGAGCAATCCTGCTGGACTTGGAGCCCGGAACAATGGACGCAGTGCGTTCAGGAGCGTACGGGAAGTTGTTCCGCCCGGACAACTACGTCTTCGGTCAATCCGGAGCGGGTAACAACTGGGCAAAGGGCCACTACACCGAGGGCGCTGAACTTGTAGACTCAGTCCTGGACGTAGTCCGCAAAGAGTGCGAGAACTGCGACTGCCTTCAAGGCTTCCAGCTGACCCACTCTCTGGGCGGTGGAACTGGCTCAGGAATGGGAACCCTGCTGATCTCTAAGATCCGCGAGGAGTACCCGGACAGAATCATGAACACCTACTCAGTGATGCCTTCCCCGAAGGTGTCCGACACCGTTGTCGAGCCCTACAACGCGACCTTGTCAGTCCACCAGCTGGTGGAGAACACCGACGAGACTTACTGTATCGACAACGAGGCTCTCTACGACATCTGCTTCCGCACATTGAAGGTCGCCAATCCGTCCTACGGAGACCTGAACCACCTGGTCTCTCTGACGATGTCGGGAGTGACCACTTGCCTGAGGTTCCCCGGACAATTGAACGCGGACCTTCGGAAGCTGGCCGTCAACATGGTTCCGTTCCCGCGGCTCCACTTCTTCATGCCCGGCTTCGCGCCTCTTACATCTCGCTCGATGCAGCAGTACTCAGCTCTCTCCGTTCCGGAGCTGACCCAGCAAATGTTCGACGCCAAGAACATGATGGCCGCTTGCGACCCAAGACACGGAAGATACCTCACCGTCGCTGCTGTCTTCCGAGGCAGAATGTCCATGAAGGAAGTCGACGAGCAGATGCTCAGCGTCCAGAACAAAAACAGCTCGTACTTCGTCGAGTGGATTCCAAACAACGTCAAGACTGCGGTCTGCGACATTCCTCCGAAGGGGCTCAAGATGTCCTCGACATTCATTGGCAACACCACCGCCATTCAGGAACTCTTCAAGCGAATCAGCGAACAGTTCAGCGCTATGTTCAGAAGAAAGGCTTTCCTTCATTGGTACACCGGCGAGGGCATGGACGAGATGGAGTTCACCGAAGCTGAGTCCAATATGAATGATTTAGTATCCGAGTACCAACAGTACCAGGAGGCTACCGCTGAAGAAGACTTTGAAGCCGAAGAGGCTGCTGATGACTTTGAAACTTGCGAGCAAGAGTAG